In Flavobacterium gelatinilyticum, a genomic segment contains:
- a CDS encoding translocation/assembly module TamB domain-containing protein — protein sequence MNKKPVYFLKKTLRILLWCAVSVVALLLLVIILIQVPSVQNFVKDKAVTYLHKKIKTKISLDKILIKFPKDVVLEGFYFEDQKKDTLLAGKRLEVDVDLFKLVSSELEINSVSLENVKANISRNKDGVFNFDYIIKAFESKEPKVEDPDSKPFKISVVKVNLDQVKFNFKDDYSKNDIRVNLAHFDTKFREFDLDNMKFNIPNINLDGLKLVLDQDVVEKIAEVSVETVDTISKRKDFNLELGKISLSKIDILYDNKDSKLNSGIRLGNLNLIVNEVDLNKQFLDFDTFEVKNLKGNLRLGAKDKQIQAPDLDSTAIKQAGWKVKLNDANLENIAFKFDDMQSKPVTKGIDYMHLDLNKFNFKAEKLYYGNDTISGNIKTLTVNEKSGLQIQALKTDFFYGPQNASLDNLYLKTPQTLVQDKVKAQYKSLASLQKDLGNLAVDANLKQSKIGFKDILLFVPDLQKTNPFKSNPNAILYVDSRVSGKVKDLTISKFEMSGIGATKVSLSGKIAGLPDAQKAYYDLNIKRISSTSKDINMVVPAGTIPKNIQLPSQLNLQGKFKGSVQNFKTNLALNSSFGNAKVDALFDQRIKKKEKYDAEVSLQEFDLGRLIKNDSIGKITLKAKVKGNGLDPKTANAVIDGLVQKAVFNRYEYKNLALKGNIENGSFAVKSGMKDPNLNFDLTASGDTKEKYPTVKLKLNLDIADLEKLNLHAGPMKLRGNVDADITNSNPDFLNGKVFLSNVQILQDAEPIVLDSVRVIAFSDNTRNNIKISSQFLKAEVDGKYKLTTLADAVKKSLSKYIDLKTPKVNAESDEQRLAFTLTVDNDPILFKLIPKLTGLEPIKITGKYNNATDSLEVRGTIPRITYGDNTISDGRINIEAKENALEYSVSIATIESGSLKIPFTTLKGDVQNNTLTYALEVQDAKQKQQYYIAGEFKTEDSKNIVKLDAENFVLNYDKWNIDPENTIEFGEKRLYVNKFNLNNNGNELKVQSQGTQDNAPLQVDFVNFKIETIMNMVKKDEVLMQGLINGNAVVENVMSSPTFTSDLKIDDFAFKGEKVGDLEVKVDNKTANTLAANVTLSDEGNDLKLTGDYQLDAGNFDFDIDINKLNIKSIQGFTMGNITEGTGYLSGNFKVTGNTAAPQINGELNFNDTGFRVTQLNSYFKTKNEKITFSNETITFDKFSLFDENDNELYVNGNIKSPDFRKYSFDLQVEANDFRAINSKAKDNDLFYGDLFLDTKLNIKGNLESPVVDGTVKINKETKFTVVLPQSDPSIADREGIVEFVNEDNMYLKQTVELENKLNQSELKGMNVNVAISIDKEAELTLLIDKANGDYLNLKGEAELVGGIDQSGKTTLTGKYEFSDGAYQMNFNGIKRKFNIQKGSFITWNGEPTMATVNITAIYKVNTAPIDLLGNQLKSESTTIQNTYKQKLPFNTLLKMNGELMKPEISFGIELPEGNYNVASDVVELTQSRLKQLEQDPAELNKQVFALLLLNRFVGENPFQSESGGVNAESFARQSVSKILSQQLNNLAGELITGFEVNFDLESTEDYTTGTMQNRTDLNVEVSKKLLDDRLKVTVGSSFGVEGQERANEESTNIAGDVALDYQLTKDGRYMVRAYRKNQYQVAVEGQVIETGVAFIITMSYNKFRELFHRTEQERELIREEKLRKEKEKQKKREEKEKEKLQEEQQENQIQGNEQKT from the coding sequence ATGAATAAGAAACCCGTTTATTTTCTTAAAAAAACACTTCGCATACTACTTTGGTGTGCGGTTTCTGTTGTGGCACTCTTATTACTTGTTATTATTTTAATTCAGGTTCCGTCGGTTCAGAATTTTGTTAAGGATAAAGCGGTTACATATCTTCATAAAAAGATAAAAACAAAAATTTCACTCGATAAAATCCTTATTAAATTCCCTAAAGATGTAGTTCTGGAAGGTTTCTATTTCGAAGATCAAAAAAAAGATACACTGCTGGCAGGTAAACGTTTAGAGGTTGATGTTGATCTTTTTAAACTCGTTAGCAGCGAACTCGAAATCAATTCAGTTTCACTTGAAAATGTAAAAGCGAATATTTCCAGAAACAAAGACGGTGTTTTCAATTTCGATTATATCATAAAAGCATTCGAATCTAAAGAACCAAAAGTAGAAGATCCAGACAGCAAACCCTTTAAAATATCGGTTGTAAAAGTAAATCTGGATCAGGTAAAATTCAATTTTAAAGACGATTATTCTAAAAATGATATTCGGGTAAACCTGGCGCATTTCGATACCAAATTCAGGGAATTCGACCTGGATAATATGAAATTTAATATCCCGAATATTAATCTTGACGGGTTAAAGCTTGTTTTAGATCAGGATGTTGTCGAAAAAATAGCTGAAGTTTCGGTTGAAACGGTTGATACAATTTCAAAAAGAAAAGATTTCAATTTAGAACTCGGAAAAATAAGCCTTTCTAAAATTGATATTCTTTACGATAACAAAGATTCTAAACTTAATTCAGGAATTCGTTTAGGAAATTTAAATTTAATAGTAAATGAGGTTGATCTTAATAAACAGTTTTTAGATTTTGATACTTTTGAAGTTAAAAATCTTAAGGGAAATTTACGTCTGGGGGCAAAAGATAAGCAGATTCAAGCACCAGATTTAGATTCGACTGCCATAAAACAAGCCGGCTGGAAAGTAAAACTAAACGATGCCAATCTGGAAAATATCGCTTTCAAATTTGATGATATGCAGTCAAAACCAGTTACAAAAGGTATTGATTACATGCATCTGGATCTGAATAAATTCAACTTTAAAGCAGAAAAATTATATTACGGAAATGACACCATTTCGGGAAATATAAAAACTTTGACAGTAAACGAAAAAAGCGGTTTACAGATTCAGGCATTAAAAACCGATTTCTTTTACGGACCTCAAAATGCATCTTTAGATAATTTGTATTTAAAAACACCGCAGACATTAGTTCAGGACAAAGTAAAAGCACAATATAAATCGCTTGCATCACTTCAAAAAGATTTAGGAAATCTTGCTGTTGACGCGAATTTAAAACAGTCTAAAATTGGTTTCAAAGACATTTTGTTATTCGTTCCGGATTTACAAAAAACAAATCCGTTTAAAAGCAATCCAAATGCGATTTTATATGTAGACAGCCGTGTAAGCGGGAAAGTGAAAGATTTGACTATTTCGAAATTCGAAATGAGCGGTATTGGCGCAACAAAAGTTTCCCTTTCAGGGAAAATTGCCGGACTTCCTGATGCTCAAAAAGCCTATTACGATCTGAATATCAAGAGGATTTCGAGTACTTCAAAAGATATTAATATGGTTGTACCGGCCGGAACAATTCCTAAAAATATTCAATTGCCTTCGCAGTTAAATCTTCAGGGAAAATTTAAAGGTTCGGTTCAGAATTTTAAAACCAATCTGGCTTTAAACAGCAGTTTCGGAAATGCTAAAGTCGATGCTTTATTCGATCAGCGTATCAAGAAAAAAGAAAAATACGATGCTGAAGTTTCGCTGCAGGAATTCGATTTGGGCAGATTAATTAAAAACGATTCAATTGGAAAAATTACGCTTAAAGCGAAAGTTAAAGGAAATGGTTTAGACCCCAAAACAGCCAATGCAGTAATTGACGGTTTGGTTCAGAAAGCTGTTTTTAACCGATATGAGTATAAAAATTTAGCATTAAAAGGAAATATCGAAAACGGATCTTTTGCTGTAAAGTCAGGAATGAAAGATCCTAATTTGAATTTCGATTTAACGGCCAGCGGTGATACAAAAGAAAAATATCCAACTGTCAAATTAAAACTAAATCTGGATATTGCCGATTTAGAAAAACTAAACTTACACGCAGGGCCAATGAAACTGCGCGGCAATGTCGATGCCGATATTACCAATAGTAATCCTGATTTTCTAAACGGAAAAGTATTCCTGTCGAATGTTCAGATTTTACAGGATGCGGAGCCAATCGTTTTAGATTCGGTTCGTGTAATTGCGTTTTCAGATAATACCCGAAATAATATAAAAATCTCGTCTCAGTTTCTAAAAGCCGAAGTTGACGGGAAATACAAATTAACAACACTTGCCGATGCAGTAAAAAAATCATTATCGAAATATATTGATTTAAAAACTCCAAAAGTAAACGCAGAATCAGATGAACAAAGACTGGCATTTACTTTAACGGTTGATAATGACCCGATTCTTTTTAAACTGATTCCGAAATTAACTGGTCTGGAGCCAATTAAAATTACCGGAAAGTATAATAATGCAACAGATTCATTGGAAGTTAGAGGAACAATTCCAAGAATTACGTATGGCGACAACACAATTTCTGACGGAAGAATAAATATTGAAGCCAAAGAAAATGCTTTAGAATACTCGGTTTCTATCGCTACAATCGAAAGCGGCTCGTTAAAAATTCCGTTTACAACTTTAAAAGGCGATGTGCAGAATAATACTTTGACATATGCTCTTGAAGTTCAGGATGCCAAACAAAAACAACAATATTACATAGCCGGAGAATTTAAAACTGAAGATTCTAAAAACATTGTAAAACTCGATGCCGAAAACTTTGTTTTAAATTATGATAAATGGAATATTGATCCTGAAAATACCATTGAATTTGGTGAAAAAAGATTGTATGTAAATAAATTCAATCTTAATAATAACGGAAATGAATTAAAAGTTCAGTCTCAGGGAACGCAGGACAACGCACCTTTGCAGGTCGATTTTGTAAACTTCAAAATTGAGACTATTATGAATATGGTCAAAAAAGATGAAGTTTTGATGCAGGGTTTAATTAACGGAAATGCAGTAGTCGAAAACGTAATGAGCAGTCCGACTTTTACATCAGACCTAAAAATTGATGATTTTGCCTTTAAAGGAGAAAAAGTCGGCGATTTAGAAGTTAAAGTGGATAACAAAACTGCCAATACTCTTGCTGCCAATGTGACGTTAAGCGACGAAGGAAATGATCTTAAATTGACGGGAGATTATCAGCTCGATGCCGGAAATTTTGATTTTGATATCGACATCAATAAACTGAACATAAAAAGTATTCAGGGTTTTACAATGGGTAATATTACCGAAGGAACAGGATACTTATCAGGCAATTTTAAAGTAACCGGAAATACTGCAGCACCGCAGATTAATGGAGAATTAAATTTTAACGATACTGGTTTTAGAGTCACACAGCTGAATTCGTATTTTAAAACTAAAAACGAAAAAATTACTTTCAGTAATGAGACGATTACATTTGATAAGTTCTCTCTTTTTGATGAAAATGATAATGAACTATATGTAAACGGAAATATAAAATCGCCTGATTTTAGGAAATATAGTTTTGATTTACAAGTTGAAGCTAACGATTTCAGAGCCATAAATTCAAAAGCAAAAGACAATGATTTATTCTATGGCGATTTGTTTTTGGATACGAAACTAAATATTAAAGGAAATCTGGAAAGCCCGGTTGTCGACGGAACAGTTAAAATCAATAAAGAAACCAAATTTACAGTCGTGCTGCCGCAGTCAGATCCTTCAATCGCTGACCGCGAGGGAATTGTTGAGTTTGTGAATGAAGACAATATGTACCTGAAACAAACAGTTGAACTGGAAAATAAGCTGAATCAGTCTGAGCTTAAAGGAATGAACGTGAATGTTGCTATTTCGATTGATAAAGAAGCTGAATTAACCTTACTGATTGACAAAGCAAACGGTGATTACCTAAATTTAAAAGGAGAAGCTGAATTGGTGGGCGGAATCGATCAATCCGGAAAAACAACTTTGACCGGGAAATATGAATTTTCGGATGGTGCCTATCAAATGAATTTCAATGGAATAAAAAGAAAATTTAATATTCAGAAAGGAAGTTTCATTACCTGGAACGGCGAACCTACAATGGCTACTGTAAATATAACTGCAATTTATAAAGTTAATACAGCACCAATTGATTTATTAGGAAACCAGCTGAAAAGCGAAAGTACAACGATACAAAATACATACAAACAGAAACTGCCATTCAATACTTTATTAAAAATGAATGGAGAATTAATGAAACCGGAAATCTCTTTTGGAATTGAACTTCCGGAAGGCAATTACAATGTAGCGTCTGATGTGGTTGAACTTACGCAAAGCCGATTAAAACAATTAGAACAAGATCCGGCGGAATTAAACAAACAGGTTTTTGCCCTTTTATTACTAAATCGATTTGTAGGCGAAAATCCTTTTCAAAGCGAAAGCGGCGGTGTAAATGCCGAATCTTTTGCAAGACAGAGTGTGAGTAAGATTCTTTCGCAGCAATTAAACAATCTGGCAGGTGAATTAATAACCGGATTTGAAGTTAATTTTGATCTTGAGTCTACAGAAGATTACACAACAGGCACCATGCAAAACCGTACGGATCTTAATGTTGAGGTTTCGAAAAAACTCCTCGATGACAGATTAAAAGTAACTGTGGGAAGCAGCTTTGGGGTAGAAGGCCAGGAACGCGCCAATGAAGAAAGCACCAATATTGCCGGAGATGTTGCGCTGGATTATCAATTAACAAAAGACGGTCGTTATATGGTTCGTGCTTATAGAAAAAACCAGTATCAAGTGGCAGTTGAAGGCCAGGTTATTGAAACCGGAGTTGCTTTTATTATCACGATGAGTTACAATAAATTCAGAGAGCTTTTTCATCGTACAGAACAGGAAAGAGAATTGATAAGAGAAGAGAAACTCCGTAAAGAGAAAGAAAAACAAAAAAAGAGAGAAGAGAAAGAAAAGGAAAAATTGCAGGAAGAGCAGCAGGAAAATCAAATTCAGGGAAATGAACAAAAAACATAA
- a CDS encoding GSCFA domain-containing protein has product MQFRTQIPISKSNNPVGYNSKVLSIGSCFAENMSLKFDYFKFQNETNPFGIIFNPVSIEKLFRRVCEQDFFGEKDVFFYNERWHSFEVHSDLSNADRQQLLETLNKAITETFKQLKEATHIIITLGTAWVYRNIESDQIAANCHKVPQKQFSKELLSIEVIQKSIQNTIELIQGLNPDINFIFTVSPVRHIKDGFVENQLSKSHLFTALHDVLKTHNSQLITHNYFPSYEIMMDELRDYRFYNEDMLHPNQIAIDYIWKLFSENYISENSFPVMKEVDEIQKSLRHRSFNPESEQHQKFLAKLQQKIKTLGEKQPHIKF; this is encoded by the coding sequence ATGCAGTTCAGAACCCAGATCCCAATTTCAAAAAGTAACAATCCCGTCGGTTATAATTCGAAAGTGCTTTCTATTGGTTCCTGTTTTGCAGAAAATATGTCATTAAAATTTGACTACTTTAAATTCCAAAACGAGACCAATCCGTTTGGAATTATTTTTAATCCCGTTTCTATTGAAAAATTATTTAGAAGAGTCTGCGAACAGGATTTCTTTGGCGAAAAAGACGTTTTTTTTTATAACGAACGCTGGCATTCTTTCGAGGTACATTCTGATTTGAGTAATGCTGACAGACAACAGTTACTGGAAACACTCAACAAAGCTATAACAGAAACTTTTAAACAGTTAAAGGAAGCGACGCATATTATCATCACTCTGGGAACTGCGTGGGTATACAGAAATATAGAAAGTGATCAAATTGCCGCCAATTGTCATAAAGTACCTCAAAAACAATTCTCAAAAGAATTACTTTCAATAGAGGTAATCCAGAAAAGTATTCAAAATACAATTGAATTAATTCAGGGATTAAATCCAGATATAAATTTCATTTTTACTGTTTCACCCGTACGTCATATAAAAGATGGTTTTGTAGAAAACCAGTTAAGCAAATCACACTTATTTACTGCACTTCACGATGTTTTAAAAACTCATAATTCACAACTTATAACGCATAACTATTTTCCGTCCTACGAAATCATGATGGACGAACTTCGCGATTATCGTTTTTACAACGAAGATATGCTTCATCCCAACCAAATTGCGATTGATTATATCTGGAAACTTTTTAGTGAAAATTACATTTCAGAAAACAGTTTTCCGGTAATGAAAGAAGTAGACGAAATCCAAAAGAGCCTCCGCCACCGAAGCTTCAATCCCGAATCTGAACAGCACCAAAAATTCTTAGCCAAACTTCAGCAAAAAATAAAAACTTTAGGAGAAAAACAGCCGCATATAAAATTTTAG
- a CDS encoding ABC transporter ATP-binding protein, with the protein MKLLYSYIIKHKMLLFFALIMATINICFSLSDSIITGKLMQDCGVGIAKYAGNEMGFIKSLAFWLGLSLGAAMISRITKNFQDYFTNVVIQRTGAQMYTDGIKKSLDLPYAEFEDQRSGETLSKLTKVRADSEKLITLSISLIFQTIVGFIFVIFYVARIDFRISLIFLITAPIIALVSSYLGKKIKVVSKKIVNQTNALAGSTTESLRNIELVKSLGLTYQEEKRLNLNTFKILQLELEKIRFIRSLSFIQGTTVHFLRTCVVFTLYYFLFGGKIIVGDLLTMVFFTFFIFGPLQELGNFIIAVNETKVSMENFRNLLNAPKEFRPKNPKHVGAIQSLLFSNVSFQHRTAKFKAVENINFEIKQGQTVAFVGPSGSGKTTLVKLLVGLYTPAEGQVLYNDIDSTEIDLLDLRKQLGFVTQDAQLFSGTIRENLLFVKPNATDEDLYDALKRASCDKLLKRAEDGLNTTIGEGGIKVSGGEKQRLSIARAILRNPNLLIFDEATSALDSITEEEINDTIRNISDKNRITVLIAHRLSTVMHADRIFVLEQGKIIEQGKHDDLIVEKGLYYAMWRQQIGERK; encoded by the coding sequence ATGAAATTATTATACTCTTATATAATCAAACATAAAATGCTTTTGTTTTTTGCTTTGATTATGGCTACTATAAACATTTGTTTCAGTTTATCAGACTCTATTATTACCGGTAAATTAATGCAGGACTGCGGTGTCGGGATTGCTAAATACGCAGGAAACGAAATGGGCTTTATCAAATCATTAGCCTTCTGGCTTGGTCTTTCGCTTGGTGCTGCAATGATTTCCAGAATTACCAAAAATTTCCAGGATTATTTTACCAATGTTGTCATTCAGAGAACCGGTGCTCAAATGTATACCGATGGTATTAAAAAATCTCTTGATCTCCCTTATGCAGAATTTGAAGATCAGCGAAGCGGTGAAACGTTAAGCAAACTGACAAAAGTTCGTGCTGATTCTGAAAAACTAATTACACTGTCGATCTCTCTTATTTTCCAGACCATTGTCGGGTTTATATTTGTTATTTTCTATGTTGCAAGAATCGACTTTCGAATCTCGCTTATCTTTTTAATTACAGCGCCAATTATCGCATTGGTAAGTTCATATCTGGGTAAAAAAATCAAAGTAGTTTCGAAAAAAATCGTGAATCAGACCAATGCTCTGGCGGGTTCTACAACCGAAAGTTTACGTAATATCGAATTGGTAAAAAGCCTTGGTTTAACGTATCAGGAAGAGAAACGTCTGAACTTGAATACCTTTAAAATCCTTCAGTTGGAATTAGAGAAAATCCGTTTTATCCGTAGTTTAAGTTTTATTCAGGGAACCACAGTTCACTTTTTAAGAACCTGTGTAGTTTTTACTTTGTATTATTTCTTATTTGGAGGAAAAATTATTGTGGGTGATTTATTGACCATGGTATTTTTTACTTTCTTCATTTTTGGTCCGTTACAGGAACTTGGAAACTTTATTATTGCGGTTAACGAAACCAAAGTTTCAATGGAAAATTTTAGAAATTTATTAAATGCCCCGAAAGAATTCCGTCCAAAAAACCCAAAACATGTTGGAGCAATTCAGTCTTTATTATTTTCTAATGTGAGTTTTCAGCATAGAACCGCAAAATTTAAGGCTGTAGAAAATATCAATTTCGAAATTAAGCAAGGCCAGACCGTTGCATTTGTAGGTCCGTCAGGTTCCGGAAAAACTACTTTGGTGAAATTATTAGTAGGTTTATATACCCCCGCAGAAGGTCAGGTTTTGTACAATGATATCGATTCGACTGAAATTGATTTATTAGATCTACGAAAACAATTGGGTTTTGTAACGCAGGATGCACAATTATTCTCAGGAACAATTCGCGAAAATTTATTGTTTGTAAAACCAAATGCAACCGACGAAGATTTATATGATGCTTTGAAAAGAGCAAGCTGTGACAAACTTTTAAAACGTGCCGAAGATGGCTTAAACACTACAATTGGTGAAGGCGGAATTAAAGTTTCGGGCGGCGAAAAACAGCGATTATCTATAGCAAGAGCAATTTTAAGAAATCCTAATTTATTGATTTTTGACGAAGCAACTTCGGCTTTGGATTCTATTACAGAGGAGGAAATCAATGACACGATCCGAAATATTTCAGACAAAAACAGAATCACAGTTTTAATAGCGCACCGTTTATCAACGGTAATGCATGCCGACAGAATTTTTGTTCTGGAACAAGGTAAAATCATCGAACAAGGTAAACATGATGATTTAATTGTAGAAAAAGGCTTGTATTATGCTATGTGGCGTCAGCAGATTGGGGAAAGAAAATAA
- a CDS encoding GxxExxY protein, producing MTENEISAVVVDVCYKIHVKLGPGLLESVYEAILFHELTKKGLSVERQKVLPVIWDQINLDIGFRADIIVENKVILEIKSIEQLTDVHAKQVLTYLKITKMKLGLLINFNVPIIKFGIKRVVSNL from the coding sequence ATGACTGAAAATGAAATTTCAGCTGTCGTAGTTGATGTTTGCTATAAAATACATGTAAAACTCGGACCAGGATTGTTAGAATCTGTTTATGAAGCGATCTTGTTTCATGAATTAACTAAAAAAGGTTTAAGTGTTGAAAGGCAAAAAGTATTACCTGTAATTTGGGATCAAATAAATTTGGATATAGGGTTTCGTGCAGATATAATTGTTGAAAATAAAGTTATTTTGGAGATAAAATCAATTGAGCAGCTTACAGATGTTCATGCCAAACAGGTTCTAACGTATCTCAAAATCACAAAAATGAAATTAGGATTGTTAATCAATTTCAATGTTCCAATAATTAAGTTTGGTATAAAAAGAGTAGTTTCAAATCTTTAA
- the alaS gene encoding alanine--tRNA ligase, whose protein sequence is MKSQDVRKQFLDFFESKGHTIVPSAPIVLKDDPTLMFNNSGMAQFKEFFLGNGTPKSPRIADTQKCLRVSGKHNDLEEVGIDTYHHTMFEMLGNWSFGDYFKKEAINWAWELLTEVYKIPKENLYVSVFEGSKEDNVPFDQEAWDIWKTLIDEDRIILGNKKDNFWEMGDQGPCGPCSEIHVDLRSAEEKALVSGKSLVNNDHPQVVEIWNNVFMEFNRKADGSLEKLPAQHVDTGMGFERLCMALQGKTSNYDTDVFMPLIREIETITGTKYTVKASNEAEEKVNIAIRVIADHVRAVAFAIADGQLPSNTGAGYVIRRILRRAIRYGFTFLGTKEAFIYKLVETLSEQMGDSFPEIKSQKALCSNVIREEENSFLRTLDQGLILLDAVILNNSGDTIDGKKAFELYDTYGFPIDLTALILSEKGLKLDEKGFQEQLQLQKERSRAASKVTAGDWHVIIEDDIQEFVGYDRLAHQVKITKYRRVESAKDGEIFQLVFNATPFYGESGGQTGDKGYLEAQNGDIVYIIDTKKENNQTIHLAKSLPDNLTGTFNAVVDKIQRAKTSSNHSATHLLHQGLRKILGTHIEQKGSMVRNASLRFDFSHFSKVTDEELVEVENFVNARIRESLPLIEKRAIPKEQALEDGAIALFGEKYGDLVRTIKFGDSVELCGGTHVANTSDIWDFKIISEGAVASGIRRIEAITSEAAKEYFESQAVSLTEIKEALKNAQDPVKAILSLQDENAQLKKQLETLLKDKAKNMKADLAKELQEINGVQFLAKEVDLNPEGAKDLAYELGNSYNNLFVVFATAHEGKPMLTCYISKEIAASKNLNAGQVVRELGKYIQGGGGGQPFFATAGGKNVDGIAEALAKAGDFLK, encoded by the coding sequence ATGAAATCACAAGACGTACGTAAACAATTTTTAGATTTTTTTGAGAGTAAAGGGCATACCATTGTTCCTTCGGCTCCTATTGTACTTAAAGACGATCCAACCTTAATGTTCAATAACTCGGGAATGGCCCAGTTTAAAGAATTTTTCTTAGGAAACGGAACGCCAAAAAGTCCACGTATAGCCGATACGCAAAAATGTCTTCGTGTTTCAGGAAAACATAATGATCTTGAAGAGGTGGGAATCGATACGTACCACCATACCATGTTTGAAATGTTAGGAAACTGGTCTTTTGGTGATTATTTCAAAAAAGAAGCAATCAACTGGGCTTGGGAATTATTGACTGAAGTTTATAAAATCCCAAAAGAAAATCTTTATGTTTCTGTTTTTGAAGGAAGTAAAGAAGATAATGTTCCGTTTGACCAGGAAGCTTGGGATATCTGGAAAACTTTAATCGATGAAGACCGAATTATTTTAGGAAATAAAAAAGATAATTTCTGGGAAATGGGAGATCAGGGACCATGCGGACCTTGTTCTGAAATTCACGTTGATTTACGTTCTGCAGAAGAAAAAGCTTTAGTTTCAGGAAAAAGCCTTGTAAATAACGATCACCCGCAGGTAGTTGAAATTTGGAATAATGTATTCATGGAATTCAACCGTAAAGCAGATGGTTCTCTTGAAAAACTTCCGGCACAGCACGTAGATACCGGAATGGGATTTGAGCGTTTGTGTATGGCATTACAAGGAAAAACATCGAATTATGATACAGATGTTTTTATGCCTTTAATTAGAGAAATTGAAACCATTACGGGTACAAAATATACTGTAAAAGCATCAAACGAAGCCGAAGAAAAAGTAAATATTGCGATTCGTGTAATTGCAGATCACGTTCGTGCGGTAGCTTTTGCTATTGCCGATGGTCAATTGCCGTCTAATACAGGAGCGGGTTATGTAATCCGAAGAATTTTACGTCGTGCTATTCGTTACGGATTTACTTTCTTGGGGACTAAAGAAGCTTTCATCTATAAATTAGTAGAAACATTAAGCGAGCAGATGGGAGATTCTTTCCCTGAAATCAAATCGCAGAAAGCACTTTGTTCAAATGTGATTCGTGAGGAAGAAAATTCATTCCTTCGTACATTAGATCAGGGATTAATTCTTTTAGACGCTGTAATTTTAAATAATTCAGGTGATACAATCGATGGTAAAAAAGCTTTCGAATTGTATGATACATACGGATTCCCGATTGATTTAACAGCTTTGATTCTTTCGGAAAAAGGATTGAAACTGGATGAAAAAGGATTTCAGGAACAATTACAATTACAAAAAGAAAGATCCCGTGCGGCATCAAAAGTAACGGCTGGTGACTGGCATGTCATTATAGAAGATGATATTCAGGAATTTGTAGGTTACGACAGATTGGCTCATCAGGTAAAAATTACGAAATACCGCAGAGTTGAGAGCGCAAAAGACGGTGAAATTTTTCAGTTGGTTTTCAATGCAACTCCGTTTTATGGAGAGAGCGGCGGGCAAACAGGAGATAAAGGATACCTTGAAGCTCAAAACGGTGATATCGTTTATATTATCGATACTAAAAAAGAGAACAACCAAACAATACATTTAGCAAAATCGCTTCCTGACAATCTTACAGGAACATTCAATGCTGTTGTTGACAAAATTCAGAGAGCTAAAACTTCGTCAAACCACTCGGCTACGCATTTATTGCATCAAGGGTTACGCAAGATTTTAGGAACGCATATTGAGCAAAAAGGTTCTATGGTTCGTAATGCTTCTTTACGTTTTGACTTTTCTCATTTCTCTAAAGTTACTGATGAAGAATTAGTAGAAGTAGAGAACTTCGTAAATGCAAGAATTCGCGAAAGCTTACCATTAATCGAAAAAAGAGCTATCCCGAAAGAGCAGGCTCTTGAAGACGGCGCAATTGCTTTGTTTGGTGAGAAATACGGCGATTTAGTTCGTACCATTAAATTTGGTGATTCTGTCGAATTATGCGGAGGAACACACGTTGCCAATACATCTGATATCTGGGACTTTAAAATTATTTCTGAAGGTGCAGTTGCATCTGGAATCAGAAGAATTGAAGCAATCACAAGTGAAGCTGCTAAAGAATACTTTGAGTCTCAGGCTGTTTCTTTAACTGAAATTAAAGAAGCACTTAAAAATGCTCAGGATCCTGTAAAAGCGATTCTGTCATTGCAAGACGAAAATGCTCAGTTGAAAAAACAATTGGAAACTTTATTGAAAGATAAAGCGAAAAATATGAAAGCTGATTTAGCGAAAGAATTACAGGAAATCAATGGAGTTCAGTTCTTAGCAAAAGAAGTTGATTTAAATCCTGAAGGAGCAAAAGATCTGGCTTATGAATTAGGAAATTCATACAATAATCTATTTGTGGTTTTTGCTACAGCTCACGAAGGAAAACCAATGTTAACTTGCTACATCTCTAAAGAAATTGCAGCAAGCAAAAACTTAAACGCCGGACAAGTAGTTCGTGAATTAGGGAAATACATCCAAGGTGGTGGTGGTGGACAGCCTTTCTTTGCAACTGCAGGAGGTAAAAATGTAGATGGAATCGCTGAGGCACTTGCTAAAGCTGGAGATTTCTTGAAGTAA